In Salmo salar chromosome ssa15, Ssal_v3.1, whole genome shotgun sequence, one genomic interval encodes:
- the LOC106571100 gene encoding muscarinic acetylcholine receptor M5-like, with protein sequence MDVKDLQIQNSTFESNTSDIQPVPHNLWEVITIATVSAIVSLITVVGNVLVMLSFKVNSQLKTVNNYYLLSLAFADLIIGVLSMNLYTSYILMGYWSLGNLACDLWLAMDYVASNASVMNLLVISFDRYFSITRPLTYRAKRTPKRAAIMIGLAWLVSFVLWAPPILCWQYFVGSRTVPADQCQIQFFSEPVITFGTAIAAFYIPVSIMTFLYCKIYKETEKRTKDLAELQGLTTSGHPETVNKPQKTVLLRSCFSSSNDRRDRRNQASWSSSNQSNVTKTTTRSDELAWARADQVISFNSYTSSDEETHHPISAATSQGSSKGQGQTENGQAPAGYGDDEESEYFPTATPPPKTSSKKGISYKFKPVSKDTSSPQNDKKPNTDPKTAPPCLSESDQTGGQNHHQKSSPSSSTTTTTTTKPLDPVLKSQITKRKRMVLIKEKKAAQTLSAILLAFILTWTPYNIMVLISTFCSDCIPVSLWHLGYWLCYVNSTINPMCYALCNKTFQKTFKMLLMCQWRKKRGEDKLYWCGQNPAINSKMT encoded by the coding sequence ATGGACGTCAAGGACCTCCAGATCCAAAACTCCACGTTCGAAAGCAACACATCAGACATTCAGCCTGTCCCACACAACCTATGGGAGGTCATCACCATAGCAACCGTATCAGCCATCGTCAGCCTGATAACAGTTGTCGGCAATGTTCTGGTGATGCTGTCGTTCAAGGTCAACAGTCAACTAAAGACAGTCAACAACTACTACCTTCTCAGTTTAGCCTTCGCTGACCTCATAATAGGAGTCCTGTCCATGAACTTATACACCTCATACATCCTAATGGGCTATTGGTCCTTAGGGAACCTAGCCTGTGACCTCTGGTTAGCCATGGATTACGTGGCCAGTAATGCCTCCGTTATGAACTTGTTAGTCATCAGTTTCGACAGGTACTTCTCCATCACAAGACCGTTGACCTATAGGGCCAAGAGGACGCCGAAGAGGGCTGCGATTATGATTGGTCTAGCGTGGCTAGTGTCGTTTGTCCTCTGGGCACCGCCTATCCTGTGCTGGCAGTACTTTGTCGGAAGTCGGACGGTCCCGGCAGACCAGTGCCAGATCCAGTTCTTCTCCGAGCCGGTGATCACATTCGGCACCGCCATCGCTGCGTTCTACATCCCTGTCTCCATCATGACCTTCCTCTACTGTAAGATCTACAAGGAGACAGAGAAACGCACCAAGGACCTGGCTGAGCTGCAGGGCCTCACCACATCTGGTCACCCAGAGACTGTTAATAAACCCCAGAAAACAGTTCTGTTACGGTCCTGTTTCAGCTCCAGCAACGACAGGAGGGACAGAAGGAACCAGGCCTCGTGGTCCTCGTCCAATCAGAGTAACGTCACCAAGACCACGACCCGGTCGGACGAGTTGGCCTGGGCCCGGGCCGACCAGGTCATATCCTTCAACAGCTACACCTCATCTGACGAGGAGACTCATCATCCTATTTCCGCTGCAACTTCCCAGGGGTCGTCCAAAGGTCAAGGTCAGACTGAAAACGGACAGGCGCCCGCTGGTTATGGTGATGATGAAGAAAGCGAGTACTTTCCGACCGCCACCCCACCTCCGAAAACCTCCAGCAAGAAGGGAATCTCCTACAAATTCAAACCGGTCTCGAAGGATACTAGCAGCCCTCAGAATGACAAGAAACCCAACACAGACCCTAAAACagcccctccgtgtctctctgagTCTGACCAGACAGGAGGACAGAACCACCACCAGAAGTCCTCTCCAtcatcctccaccaccaccacaaccaccaccaagcCCTTGGACCCCGTCCTGAAGAGCCAGATCACCAAGAGGAAGAGGATGGTCCTCATCAAGGAGAAGAAGGCTGCCCAGACCCTCAGTGCCATCCTCCTGGCCTTCATCCTAACATGGACGCCGTACAACATCATGGTGCTCATCTCCACTTTTTGTTCTGACTGTATCCCTGTGTCTCTCTGGCACCTGGGCTACTGGCTCTGTTATGTCAACAGCACCATTAACCCCATGTGCTATGCGTTGTGTAATAAGACTTTTCAGAAGACCTTTAAGATGCTGTTGATGTGTCagtggaggaagaagagaggggaggataaaCTGTACTGGTGTGGACAGAACCCGGCCATCAACAGCAAGATGACATGA